The following proteins are co-located in the Camelus bactrianus isolate YW-2024 breed Bactrian camel chromosome 30, ASM4877302v1, whole genome shotgun sequence genome:
- the ST8SIA5 gene encoding alpha-2,8-sialyltransferase 8E isoform X5 — protein MVKQSELFDRWRSLQMCKWAMNISEANQFKSTLSRCCNAPSFLFTTQKNTPLGTKLKYEVDTSGIYHINQEIFRMFPKDMPYYRSQFKKCAVVGNGGILKNSRCGREINSADFVFRSVPRKWLKLSGPQSPHLQDGRKWRNRCADAEDSRAVQICWCNLPPISEKYTMDVGVKTDVVTVNPSIITERFHKLEKWRRPFYRVLQVYENASVLLPAFYNTRNTDVSIRVKYVLDDFESPQAVYYFHPQYLVNVSRYWLSLGVRAKRISTGLILATAALELCEEVHLFGFWAFPMNPSGLYITHHYYDNVKPRPGFHAMPSEIFNFLHLHSRGILRVHTGTCSCC, from the exons AT GGTGAAGCAGTCGGAGCTGTTCGACAGGTGGAGGAGCCTCCAGATGTGCAAATGGGCAATGAACATCTCTGAAGCCAACCAGTTCAA GTCCACTCTGTCCAGGTGCTGCAAtgccccctccttcctcttcaccACCCAGAAGAACACTCCCCTGGGGACGAAGCTCAAGTATGAGGTGGACACCAGCGGCATCTACCACATCAACCAGGAAATCTTCCGCATGTTCCCCAAG GACATGCCCTACTACCGGTCCCAGTTTAAGAAGTGTGCGGTGGTGGGCAACGGCGGCATCCTTAAGAACAGCCGCTGCGGGAGGGAGATCAACAGCGCCGACTTCGTCTTTCG CTCTGTCCCTCGCAAGTGGTTGAAGCTCTCAGGTCCTCAGTCTCCACATCTGCAGGATGGGCGCAAATGGCGTAACagatgtgcagacgctgaggactcACGGGCCGTGCAGATCTGTTG GTGCAACCTACCCCCCATCTCTGAGAAGTACACCATGGATGTAGGGGTGAAGACGGACGTGGTCACCGTGAACCCCAGCATCATCACAGAGAG GTTCCACAAGCTGGAGAAGTGGCGGCGGCCCTTCTACCGCGTGCTGCAGGTGTACGAGAACGCGTCGGTGCTGCTGCCCGCCTTCTACAACACGCGCAACACCGACGTGTCCATCCGCGTCAAGTACGTGCTGGACGACTTCGAGTCGCCGCAGGCCGTCTACTACTTCCACCCGCAGTACCTGGTCAACGTGTCGCGCTACTGGCTCAGCCTGGGGGTGCGCGCCAAGCGCATCAGCACCGGCCTCATCCTGGCCACCGCGGCGCTCGAGCTCTGCGAGGAGGTGCACCTGTTCGGCTTCTGGGCCTTCCCCATGAACCCCTCGGGGCTCTACATCACCCACCACTACTACGACAACGTGAAGCCCCGCCCGGGCTTCCACGCCATGCCCTCCGAGATCTTCAACTTCCTGCACCTGCACAGCCGCGGCATCCTGCGTGTGCACACGGGCACCTGCAGCTGCTGCTGA